One window from the genome of Drosophila albomicans strain 15112-1751.03 chromosome 2L, ASM965048v2, whole genome shotgun sequence encodes:
- the LOC117563348 gene encoding proton-coupled amino acid transporter 1 isoform X2 translates to MEDLTPLTNLQQLDDSAKRKPKMSERQPLLLQGDGSDYEGSRSGNGLIRPPVRSSPPDSTLVNVHSEDSIAAPGDDDEQSGENLKSVGYNPTHHRTLEHPTSNFDTLVHLLKGNIGTGILAMPEAFKNAGLYVGLFGTLIMGAICTHCMHMLVNCSHELCRRFQQPSLDFSEVAFCSFETGPLGLRRYSHLTRRVVTTFLFITQIGFCCVYFLFVALNVKDVMDHYYKVDVRIYLLLMLLPMIMLNLVRNLKYLTPVSLIAAVLTVAGLAISFSYMLQDLPDTHTVKPVATWATLPLYFGTAIYAFEGIGVVLPLENNMRTPEDFGGTTGVLNTGMVIVACLYTSVGFFGYLKYGESVKGSITLNLPQEELLSRMVRITMAVAIFLSYTLQFYVPVNMVEPFVCSQFDTTRAKELASTILRTVLVTFTFLLAACIPNLGSIISLVGAVSSSALALIAPPIIEIITFYNVGYGRYNWMLWKDFLILIFGLCGFVFGTWASLAQILNPSVD, encoded by the exons CTCGACGATTCCGCGAAGCGCAAACCGAAGATGTCAGAGCGTCAACCGTTGTTGCTGCAAGGCGATGGCTCCGATTATGAGGGTAGTCGGAGTGGCAACGGACTAATTAGGCCACCTGTTCGCAGCTCTCCGCCGGACAGCACGCTGGTCAATGTGCACAGCGAAGACAGCATCGCAG CCCCTGGAGATGACGATGAACAGAGCGGAGAGAATCTCAAGTCGGTCGGCTACAATCCCACACACCATCGCACACTGGAGCATCCCACATCAAACTTTGATACATTGGTGCATTTGCTGAAGGGCAACATTGGCACTGGCATTCTCGCAATGCCGGAGGCATTCAAGAATGCCGGCCTCTATGTCGGCCTTTTTGGAACGTTGATAATGGGTGCCATTTGCACACATTGTATGCACATGCTGGTTAATTGCTCTCACGAGCTGTGTCGGCGTTTCCAGCAGCCGTCGTTGGACTTCTCGGAGGTTGCATTCTGTAGCTTTGAGACGGGACCGTTGGGATTGCGTCGTTATTCGCATTTGACCAGACGGGTGGTAACCACATTCCTGTTTATCACACAGATTGGTTTCTGTTGTGTTTACTTTCTGTTTGTGGCCCTCAATGTGAAAGATGTGATGGATCATTATTATAAAGTGGATGTGCGCATCTATTtgctgttaatgttgttgcccATGATAATGTTGAATCTGGTGCGCAATCTCAAGTACCTGACGCCTGTCTCTCTCATTGCCGCCGTGCTAACTGTTGCCGGCTTGGCCATTAGTTTCTCCTACATGTTGCAGGATTTGCCTGATACGCACACTGTGAAACCGGTGGCCACTTGGGCCACATTGCCACTTTACTTTGGCACTGCGATCTATGCATTTGAAGGCATTGGCGTAGTGCTGCCACTGGAGAACAATATGCGCACACCGGAGGATTTTGGCGGCACCACAGGTGTCCTCAATACGGGTATGGTAATCGTGGCCTGCCTCTACACATCTGTGGGATTCTTTGGATATCTCAAGTATGGCGAGAGTGTCAAGGGAAGCATTACTCTTAACCTGCCTCAAGAAGAACT ACTTTCGCGGATGGTACGCATCACCATGGCGGTGGCAATTTTCCTCTCCTACACGCTGCAGTTCTATGTACCCGTCAACATGGTGGAGCCCTTTGTCTGCAGCCAATTTGATACAACACGTGCCAAGGAGCTGGCATCCACAATCCTTCGCACTGTGCTGGTCACATTCACCT TTTTGCTGGCCGCTTGTATTCCAAATCTGGGTTCTATTATTTCACTGGTGGGTGCCGTGAGCAGCTCGGCCTTGGCGCTAATTGCGCCACCGATCATAGAGATTATCACATTCTATAATGTGGGCTATGGTCGCTACAACTGGATGCTGTGGAAAGATTTCCTCATTCTCATATTTGGACTTTGCGGCTTTGTTTTTGGCACCTGGGCAAGTCTAGCGCAGATCTTGAATCCCAGCGTGGACTGA
- the LOC117563348 gene encoding proton-coupled amino acid transporter 1 isoform X1, which produces MEDLTPLTNLQQLDDSAKRKPKMSERQPLLLQGDGSDYEGSRSGNGLIRPPVRSSPPDSTLVNVHSEDSIAVHAAAPGDDDEQSGENLKSVGYNPTHHRTLEHPTSNFDTLVHLLKGNIGTGILAMPEAFKNAGLYVGLFGTLIMGAICTHCMHMLVNCSHELCRRFQQPSLDFSEVAFCSFETGPLGLRRYSHLTRRVVTTFLFITQIGFCCVYFLFVALNVKDVMDHYYKVDVRIYLLLMLLPMIMLNLVRNLKYLTPVSLIAAVLTVAGLAISFSYMLQDLPDTHTVKPVATWATLPLYFGTAIYAFEGIGVVLPLENNMRTPEDFGGTTGVLNTGMVIVACLYTSVGFFGYLKYGESVKGSITLNLPQEELLSRMVRITMAVAIFLSYTLQFYVPVNMVEPFVCSQFDTTRAKELASTILRTVLVTFTFLLAACIPNLGSIISLVGAVSSSALALIAPPIIEIITFYNVGYGRYNWMLWKDFLILIFGLCGFVFGTWASLAQILNPSVD; this is translated from the exons CTCGACGATTCCGCGAAGCGCAAACCGAAGATGTCAGAGCGTCAACCGTTGTTGCTGCAAGGCGATGGCTCCGATTATGAGGGTAGTCGGAGTGGCAACGGACTAATTAGGCCACCTGTTCGCAGCTCTCCGCCGGACAGCACGCTGGTCAATGTGCACAGCGAAGACAGCATCGCAG TGCATGCCGCAGCCCCTGGAGATGACGATGAACAGAGCGGAGAGAATCTCAAGTCGGTCGGCTACAATCCCACACACCATCGCACACTGGAGCATCCCACATCAAACTTTGATACATTGGTGCATTTGCTGAAGGGCAACATTGGCACTGGCATTCTCGCAATGCCGGAGGCATTCAAGAATGCCGGCCTCTATGTCGGCCTTTTTGGAACGTTGATAATGGGTGCCATTTGCACACATTGTATGCACATGCTGGTTAATTGCTCTCACGAGCTGTGTCGGCGTTTCCAGCAGCCGTCGTTGGACTTCTCGGAGGTTGCATTCTGTAGCTTTGAGACGGGACCGTTGGGATTGCGTCGTTATTCGCATTTGACCAGACGGGTGGTAACCACATTCCTGTTTATCACACAGATTGGTTTCTGTTGTGTTTACTTTCTGTTTGTGGCCCTCAATGTGAAAGATGTGATGGATCATTATTATAAAGTGGATGTGCGCATCTATTtgctgttaatgttgttgcccATGATAATGTTGAATCTGGTGCGCAATCTCAAGTACCTGACGCCTGTCTCTCTCATTGCCGCCGTGCTAACTGTTGCCGGCTTGGCCATTAGTTTCTCCTACATGTTGCAGGATTTGCCTGATACGCACACTGTGAAACCGGTGGCCACTTGGGCCACATTGCCACTTTACTTTGGCACTGCGATCTATGCATTTGAAGGCATTGGCGTAGTGCTGCCACTGGAGAACAATATGCGCACACCGGAGGATTTTGGCGGCACCACAGGTGTCCTCAATACGGGTATGGTAATCGTGGCCTGCCTCTACACATCTGTGGGATTCTTTGGATATCTCAAGTATGGCGAGAGTGTCAAGGGAAGCATTACTCTTAACCTGCCTCAAGAAGAACT ACTTTCGCGGATGGTACGCATCACCATGGCGGTGGCAATTTTCCTCTCCTACACGCTGCAGTTCTATGTACCCGTCAACATGGTGGAGCCCTTTGTCTGCAGCCAATTTGATACAACACGTGCCAAGGAGCTGGCATCCACAATCCTTCGCACTGTGCTGGTCACATTCACCT TTTTGCTGGCCGCTTGTATTCCAAATCTGGGTTCTATTATTTCACTGGTGGGTGCCGTGAGCAGCTCGGCCTTGGCGCTAATTGCGCCACCGATCATAGAGATTATCACATTCTATAATGTGGGCTATGGTCGCTACAACTGGATGCTGTGGAAAGATTTCCTCATTCTCATATTTGGACTTTGCGGCTTTGTTTTTGGCACCTGGGCAAGTCTAGCGCAGATCTTGAATCCCAGCGTGGACTGA
- the LOC117563348 gene encoding proton-coupled amino acid transporter 1 isoform X3 — MSERQPLLLQGDGSDYEGSRSGNGLIRPPVRSSPPDSTLVNVHSEDSIAVHAAAPGDDDEQSGENLKSVGYNPTHHRTLEHPTSNFDTLVHLLKGNIGTGILAMPEAFKNAGLYVGLFGTLIMGAICTHCMHMLVNCSHELCRRFQQPSLDFSEVAFCSFETGPLGLRRYSHLTRRVVTTFLFITQIGFCCVYFLFVALNVKDVMDHYYKVDVRIYLLLMLLPMIMLNLVRNLKYLTPVSLIAAVLTVAGLAISFSYMLQDLPDTHTVKPVATWATLPLYFGTAIYAFEGIGVVLPLENNMRTPEDFGGTTGVLNTGMVIVACLYTSVGFFGYLKYGESVKGSITLNLPQEELLSRMVRITMAVAIFLSYTLQFYVPVNMVEPFVCSQFDTTRAKELASTILRTVLVTFTFLLAACIPNLGSIISLVGAVSSSALALIAPPIIEIITFYNVGYGRYNWMLWKDFLILIFGLCGFVFGTWASLAQILNPSVD, encoded by the exons ATGTCAGAGCGTCAACCGTTGTTGCTGCAAGGCGATGGCTCCGATTATGAGGGTAGTCGGAGTGGCAACGGACTAATTAGGCCACCTGTTCGCAGCTCTCCGCCGGACAGCACGCTGGTCAATGTGCACAGCGAAGACAGCATCGCAG TGCATGCCGCAGCCCCTGGAGATGACGATGAACAGAGCGGAGAGAATCTCAAGTCGGTCGGCTACAATCCCACACACCATCGCACACTGGAGCATCCCACATCAAACTTTGATACATTGGTGCATTTGCTGAAGGGCAACATTGGCACTGGCATTCTCGCAATGCCGGAGGCATTCAAGAATGCCGGCCTCTATGTCGGCCTTTTTGGAACGTTGATAATGGGTGCCATTTGCACACATTGTATGCACATGCTGGTTAATTGCTCTCACGAGCTGTGTCGGCGTTTCCAGCAGCCGTCGTTGGACTTCTCGGAGGTTGCATTCTGTAGCTTTGAGACGGGACCGTTGGGATTGCGTCGTTATTCGCATTTGACCAGACGGGTGGTAACCACATTCCTGTTTATCACACAGATTGGTTTCTGTTGTGTTTACTTTCTGTTTGTGGCCCTCAATGTGAAAGATGTGATGGATCATTATTATAAAGTGGATGTGCGCATCTATTtgctgttaatgttgttgcccATGATAATGTTGAATCTGGTGCGCAATCTCAAGTACCTGACGCCTGTCTCTCTCATTGCCGCCGTGCTAACTGTTGCCGGCTTGGCCATTAGTTTCTCCTACATGTTGCAGGATTTGCCTGATACGCACACTGTGAAACCGGTGGCCACTTGGGCCACATTGCCACTTTACTTTGGCACTGCGATCTATGCATTTGAAGGCATTGGCGTAGTGCTGCCACTGGAGAACAATATGCGCACACCGGAGGATTTTGGCGGCACCACAGGTGTCCTCAATACGGGTATGGTAATCGTGGCCTGCCTCTACACATCTGTGGGATTCTTTGGATATCTCAAGTATGGCGAGAGTGTCAAGGGAAGCATTACTCTTAACCTGCCTCAAGAAGAACT ACTTTCGCGGATGGTACGCATCACCATGGCGGTGGCAATTTTCCTCTCCTACACGCTGCAGTTCTATGTACCCGTCAACATGGTGGAGCCCTTTGTCTGCAGCCAATTTGATACAACACGTGCCAAGGAGCTGGCATCCACAATCCTTCGCACTGTGCTGGTCACATTCACCT TTTTGCTGGCCGCTTGTATTCCAAATCTGGGTTCTATTATTTCACTGGTGGGTGCCGTGAGCAGCTCGGCCTTGGCGCTAATTGCGCCACCGATCATAGAGATTATCACATTCTATAATGTGGGCTATGGTCGCTACAACTGGATGCTGTGGAAAGATTTCCTCATTCTCATATTTGGACTTTGCGGCTTTGTTTTTGGCACCTGGGCAAGTCTAGCGCAGATCTTGAATCCCAGCGTGGACTGA